From the genome of Haemophilus parainfluenzae, one region includes:
- a CDS encoding chaperone NapD, with product MSQFSENENWYVCSIVVQARPEKLNQVKEAILAIPTAEIHGEKSDEGKLVVTLESNRQLALADLMDEIKDIPGVIVVSLISNYLDEK from the coding sequence ATGAGTCAATTTAGCGAAAATGAGAACTGGTATGTATGCAGCATTGTTGTGCAAGCCAGACCAGAAAAACTTAACCAAGTCAAAGAAGCCATTTTAGCGATTCCAACCGCTGAGATTCATGGCGAAAAATCTGATGAAGGCAAATTGGTGGTCACCCTTGAAAGTAACCGTCAATTAGCATTAGCGGATCTTATGGATGAAATTAAAGATATCCCAGGAGTAATTGTCGTTTCTTTAATTTCGAATTACTTAGATGAAAAATAA
- the napF gene encoding ferredoxin-type protein NapF, translated as MAIENPSRRQLLRGQFLQSLHSENAKIQGINAIRPPWSINENNFTDKCTRCGDCILVCETQIIVKGDGCFPEIQFDKGECTFCQKCVLVCEQPIFRSLEEEPWAHKVEITTQCLTENRVECRSCQDSCPMNAIRFRLQLGGVAKPILDLESCNGCGACLSVCPTKAIKIFNIETNIDESI; from the coding sequence ATGGCGATTGAAAATCCTTCTCGCAGACAATTATTACGTGGGCAATTTTTACAATCGTTACATTCTGAAAACGCGAAAATTCAAGGTATTAATGCTATCCGTCCACCTTGGTCGATAAACGAGAACAACTTTACAGATAAATGTACGCGGTGCGGTGATTGCATACTGGTATGTGAAACCCAAATTATCGTAAAAGGCGATGGCTGTTTTCCTGAAATACAATTTGACAAGGGCGAATGCACGTTCTGCCAAAAATGTGTTTTAGTCTGTGAACAACCGATTTTTCGTTCATTAGAAGAAGAGCCTTGGGCACATAAAGTTGAAATTACAACGCAATGTCTCACAGAAAATCGAGTGGAATGTCGAAGTTGCCAAGATAGCTGTCCGATGAATGCCATCCGTTTTCGATTACAACTTGGTGGCGTAGCAAAACCCATATTGGATTTAGAAAGCTGTAATGGTTGTGGTGCTTGCCTAAGTGTTTGCCCAACAAAAGCAATAAAAATTTTTAATATTGAAACAAATATCGATGAGTCAATTTAG
- a CDS encoding YggL family protein, producing the protein MTTRNQRQRKKLHLAEFQELGFLVNWQFAEGTSIETIDETVDRFIAEVIQPNGLAYEGSGYLHWEGLVCLEKIGKCDESHRQLVKKWLEENKLQQIEISELFDIWWDYPTQNA; encoded by the coding sequence ATGACAACTCGTAATCAACGTCAACGTAAAAAACTTCACTTAGCAGAGTTCCAAGAATTAGGCTTTTTAGTGAATTGGCAATTTGCTGAAGGTACCAGCATCGAAACTATCGATGAAACCGTTGATCGTTTTATTGCTGAAGTGATTCAACCAAACGGCTTAGCTTATGAAGGTAGCGGCTATTTACATTGGGAAGGCTTAGTTTGCTTAGAGAAAATCGGTAAATGTGATGAAAGCCATCGTCAATTAGTGAAAAAATGGTTAGAAGAAAATAAATTACAACAAATCGAAATCAGTGAATTATTCGATATTTGGTGGGATTACCCAACCCAAAACGCATAA